The following nucleotide sequence is from Gallaecimonas pentaromativorans.
CAGCGATTGCATCAACTGCGATATGTGCGAGCCAGAGTGCCCCAACAAAGCCATCACCATGGGCCTTGCCATTTATGAAATCGACCCGGCCCGCTGCACCGAGTGCGAAGGCCACTACCCTGAGCCCCAGTGCGTCAACGCCTGCCCCATCGATTGCATCAGCCAGGGAGAGGTTGAGAGTAAAGAGACGCTGCTGGCCCGCTTTGCCGCCCTTTGGGGCTAGCCGTTATTTTGCGATCCCCGCCAAAGTCCCCCGCCGCTGCTCTTTACCCGGGCAGCGGCCCGTGGTTCACTTGCGCCCTTTGAAAAAAGAGCGCCCCGAGGGCCCTGAAAGGAAAGTCCAACGTGGAAAAGGTGACAGCCGCAGACGCCCCCCAATTCAAAGGCTCCAGGCTTCGTAACTATCTGATGTTCCTTATCCCATCGCTGATTGGGATCGGCCTTTTCATGACCCCACTGCGCTACCAGGGCGACATCACCATCGCCATTGCGGTAGTGGCCAAGAGCTTTAAAGCGCTTTTAGAAGGGGTTATGCCCATCCTGCTGACCCTGATTGTCAGCCTCTCGGCCCTGGTTACCGTCTTTTGCCAGCTGTTCAAACCCGCCAAGGTGATGGCCAGCCCCTTTCTCAAGGGCCTGTTTTGCCCCAACTGGCTGTGGACATTGGTGCGGGTGATTGGCGCCGTGTTTGCGGTACTGATTTATAGCGGCAAGGGCCCGGCCTACCTGCTGGACCCCAACACCGGCGGCCTGGTGTTTGGCGATTTGCTGCCAACCCTGTTCTCGGTATTTATCTTTGCCGGTTTGCTGCTGCCGCTGCTGCTGGATTTTGGCCTGCTCGAATTCGTCGGCACCCTGATGACCAAGGTAATGCGGCCGGTCTTCAAGCTGCCCGGGCGCAGCGCCGTGGACTGCTTTGCCTCCTGGCTGGGTGACGGCTCGGTGGGCATTCTCTTGACCGGCAAGCAATACGAAGGCGGCTTTTACACCCAAAAAGAAGCGGCCATCATCGGCACCACCTTCTCGGCGGTGTCCATCACCTTTTCCTTGGTAGTGCTGGCCCAGGTCAAACTGGAAGGCTACTTCCTGCCCTTTTACGGCGCTATCTGCCTGGCCGGGGTGGTAGCCGCCATCGTGGTGCCGCGCCTGCCGCCCCTTCGCTGGAAGAAAGATCACTTTATCGGTGGCAGCCCCCGCACCGGTGAAGAAGAAGCCATTCCCGGCCACCACGGCGTGATGAGCTTTGGCCTGGAGCGGGCCCTGCACCGCGCCGACAGCATCGAGAGCCTGAAAAAGCCCCTGGGCGACGGCATCAAAAACGCCCTAGACATGCTGCTGGGGGTGTTGCCGGTGGTGATGGCGGTGGGCACCATTGCGCTGCTTATCGCCGAGCACACCCCGGTCTTTGGCTGGCTGGGTAAACCCTTTGTGCCCTACCTGGAACTCTTGGGCATTCCCGAAGCGGTGGCCGCCTCCAAAACGGTGATGGTGGGCTTTGCCGACATGTTCATCCCCTCGGTGCTCATTACCGGGGTAGACAACGAAATGACCCGCTTTGTAGTCGCGGCCATGTCGGTGACCCAGCTGATTTATCTCTCCGAAGTGGGCGCCCTGCTGCTGGGTAGCCGCATTCCGGTCAACTTTATCGAGC
It contains:
- a CDS encoding YjiH family protein; amino-acid sequence: MEKVTAADAPQFKGSRLRNYLMFLIPSLIGIGLFMTPLRYQGDITIAIAVVAKSFKALLEGVMPILLTLIVSLSALVTVFCQLFKPAKVMASPFLKGLFCPNWLWTLVRVIGAVFAVLIYSGKGPAYLLDPNTGGLVFGDLLPTLFSVFIFAGLLLPLLLDFGLLEFVGTLMTKVMRPVFKLPGRSAVDCFASWLGDGSVGILLTGKQYEGGFYTQKEAAIIGTTFSAVSITFSLVVLAQVKLEGYFLPFYGAICLAGVVAAIVVPRLPPLRWKKDHFIGGSPRTGEEEAIPGHHGVMSFGLERALHRADSIESLKKPLGDGIKNALDMLLGVLPVVMAVGTIALLIAEHTPVFGWLGKPFVPYLELLGIPEAVAASKTVMVGFADMFIPSVLITGVDNEMTRFVVAAMSVTQLIYLSEVGALLLGSRIPVNFIELFVIFILRTLVTLPVIAAVAHWVF
- a CDS encoding YfhL family 4Fe-4S dicluster ferredoxin, with translation MTLSIDSDCINCDMCEPECPNKAITMGLAIYEIDPARCTECEGHYPEPQCVNACPIDCISQGEVESKETLLARFAALWG